The Palaemon carinicauda isolate YSFRI2023 chromosome 43, ASM3689809v2, whole genome shotgun sequence genomic sequence GCTCACATGAGAACAGGTTTTGTCACTGAACTGCAAAAACAGTTGCAAAAAAGATTTGCAACAGTGGAAAAGGTGTTCCAGCTGGGAGCAGCAACGTTGCTAGACGTGAGGTTTAAAAAAGTGTCTTTTGTTGACATGGGAAATGTGAAGGTGACTGAAGAGAGAATTGTGAATTTAATGCGCAGTGAATGTTCTCAAGAGGAGATAAACGAGTCTGTGCCAGTACCTCATGTATCCCAGTCGTCAGAGACAGAGAGCCACATAAATGAAGTGCAGGCTAAACTGGGATCACTCTGGCAATGCTTTGATGCTAAAGTGGAAACAACTATGAAGTCACAACGATTGACATGCATAGGGCCTCACATTGAATTGAGGAGGTACCTCGAGGAACCAATAATTCCCCGGGATGAGGACCCATTGAAATGGTGGAAAATGCATAGTGTACTTTTTCCAAAGCTGCATGCCTTAGCTAAAAAGTTTCTATGCATTCCAGCTACTTCTGTACCTTCTGACAGACTTTTTTCGAAAGCAGGGGAACTAATTTCACACAGACGTAGTGCTTTGAGTGATACAAATATCAACATGATATTGTTTTTTgataaaaacatgtaaataaaccCTATCTGAAGCTTTATTTCAATTATTACCGTTACTAATATGTCATACTGCTAGTTTGATCCATCTCTAATATATGTGATACTGCTTTATTGATTGATGTAGGAACCATGTGATATTGGAAATGTTTATCATTACTGTAACTATAATATGTGATACTGATCCCTCATCATTACTCATACATGTGCTATATATTGCTTTATTGGTTAGTGTAGGTAACTtgtgatattgaaaatatatattactgtaatatgaaAACATGTAAATAAACCCTAtctgaagatttattttaattattaccattactaataTGGCATACTGCTAGTTTGATCCATCTCTAATATATGTGATACTGCTTTATTGATTGATGTAGGAACCACGGTCGGAACCATGTGATATTGAAAATGTTTATCATTACTGTAACTGTAATATGTGATACTGATCCCTCCTCATTactaatacatatgatatatattgctttattggtTGGTGTAGGTAACgggatattgaaaatatatattactgtaatatgtgtTACTGAGCTTTCACCATTACTACATGTGATATTGGTTAACTGGTCGATTTATGTACCAAATGTGAtactgaaaaatatttattatgtaTTGTCATATCATATTGGAAATGTTTGTCATTACTGTAATGTGATATTCAAATATTTCCAGCAAGGAAAAAGAAACGGCGGACCTTTAAAATAAACAGATGtataaagtaaaagtgaaagcTTAAAAAGAGAGGAAGATGtataaaagagaaagaagaataaaatgaaggaggatatataaaagagagagtaaacaaaaacaTAATAAGGGAGTGTCAAATGAAATAGACTAATAAAGAAAATTTCTGAGGTGAATAAAAATGAGTGTAAACAATTGTAATTGAAATTAAACTTACAATCAATCTTTGAAACATATAGTAAAATAATTGATCATATGTTAATAAGACAAACACTAAAGAAGGAAATAAGTATAgcatttatcatgaaaaaaaaaaccaaggaataGGCTATAAGATTCGAGACAAACTGCCAAAACTAAAAGCCATAGGGCAAGGTCATAGATTAAGAGGATAAGATGGCCCAGATAAAGCAGACACAGCCTAAAGCAATGTTCTCCCATATGAAAATAGGCGACGATATGTTAATCTGTTTAAACTCCTCCCTACCACTCGATTTTGGATTGATTTTATAGTCTTGTTTGGTTGGACAGTGAACACCTGCATGTAATTATCCTGGAATATGGGCCTATGTCTCTCTTAAGCGGCTTAGGAAGCGCCCGAGTGACTCGGAGAATATTTCTTTCCTCCAAGacctccccccaccccccgagTCCCTTGTTTGTTTGTCTTAGGTGCAGCTGCACCCAGGGAGTCAACTCCATCGACGGCGTCGAACCTCTCGCCACTATATACTACAGAATGACGTTGGGAGGGGAGTCGACTTCAGAATCGATTCTTGCGAGTCCACCCTCTCCAAGAGTCGATTTTGTCAAGTCCAAAATATGCAATTTTTGCCCAGCCCtaatggccatagccatagccatacacatagatatagctatagatttagccatagccatagccgtagccgtagatGTTGCCGTTTCCATTGCCATCGCTGTTGCCGAAGTCGTAGCCGTAGCCATGGACGTGGACGTttacttagccatagccatagccataaccatagccatagacatggacatGGACATGTCCATGGGTATAGACATaaacatatccatagccatagccatagctatagacatagacatagacataaccatagccatagacatagacatagacatagccatagctgaagatatagacatagccatagccatagccatggacagAGCAATAACCCtagccagagacatagccatagccatagccatagtcatagacatagacatagctgtagccatagccatagccatagacatagacataggaatacacatagacacagacatagccatagacatagacatagccagagatatagacagagacatagccatagccatagccatagacatagacataggaatacacatagacacagacatagccatagacatagacatagccagagataTAGACagagcaatagccatagccatagacatacacacagccagagctatagccatagtcatagccatagccatagccatagacatagccatggccatagacatagacatagccagagccatagccatagacatagacatagccatagccatagccatagacatatccaTAGCCATTGACGTAGCCATAGCCGGAGCGGTAGATAtagctgtagccatagccgtagccacagccatagccatacccataaccAAATGATTTAGCCgtagctgtagctgtagctgtagctgtagccatagacatagccatagccatagccttaaacatagacatagacataaatatattcatagccatagccatagccttagccatagccataaccatagctgtagctgtagccgtagccgtagccgtagccatagccgtagacatagacataaatatagccacagccatagacatagacataaacatacatatagccatggtatacatagccatagccatagacatagacatagacatagccatagccatagccattgccatagcaagagccatagccaaagccatagatatagacatagccatagccatagatatacccatagacatagccatagccataaccatagacatagacatagacatagacagccatagccaatgccatagacatagacatagccatagcgaTAGCCATtgtatacatagccatagccatagacatagatatagccataccCAGTGCCAAAGAcaatgccatagccatagccagagccatacccatagacataggCATAAAGAGACATGTCCATGGCCTTGGCCATggctatagacatagccatagccatagccatagacatagatatagcc encodes the following:
- the LOC137633541 gene encoding zinc finger BED domain-containing protein 4-like, with the protein product MDVDTRWNSAFYMMERFLEQHEAITTTLCFVGKSNMCLSSEELEVVKCAVLLLGPFEEATREMSTENFTSLSKVILITRALQQCINSNAHMRTGFVTELQKQLQKRFATVEKVFQLGAATLLDVRFKKVSFVDMGNVKVTEERIVNLMRSECSQEEINESVPVPHVSQSSETESHINEVQAKLGSLWQCFDAKVETTMKSQRLTCIGPHIELRRYLEEPIIPRDEDPLKWWKMHSVLFPKLHALAKKFLCIPATSVPSDRLFSKAGELISHRRSALSDTNINMILFFDKNM